One region of Salvia miltiorrhiza cultivar Shanhuang (shh) chromosome 3, IMPLAD_Smil_shh, whole genome shotgun sequence genomic DNA includes:
- the LOC131014363 gene encoding pleiotropic drug resistance protein 3-like isoform X1: MHHHNLHDMDKCFPAAAVEVRYTQLRVEAECELVKGKPLPTLWNSLALGATRLVGLKSRETRINIIDDVSGVIKPGRMTLLLGPPGCGKTTFLKALSGNLSTSLKMTGEISYNGYNVQDFVAPKVSAYVGQYDRHIPEMTVRETLDFSGRCQGVGNRAEILMELIRREKHENIVPHPDVDAFMKANVVEGQKTSIQTDYNLKILGLDTCADTLVGDSMKRGISGGQKKRLTLGEMLVGPTNVFFMDEISNGLDSSTVYQIVSYLQQLAHVTDATIIVSLLQPAPEIYDLFDDIILMAEGKIVYQGSRDEVLEFFDSFGFKCPARKEVAGFLQEIISPKDQEQYWYKSQETYNYVSVHMFSRKFKESDHGCKLTEELSAPFYKSKSQNISFNVSAYSLKKWALFRTCMSRELLLMKRNSFIYVFKSVQLVILASITMTVFLRTQMSVDLLHANSYLGALFYSLIILVVDGIPELSMTVARLAVFYKQRDLHFYPAWAYAVPATILKIPLSLLESAVWTCFTYYTIGYSPQASRFFRQMMVFFAVHLTSISLCRFVAAVFQTMVVSATVGSIVMLYMFLLSGFIIPKSSMPIWLKWAFWISPLSYGEIGLSLNEFLAPRWQKQLSGNSTMGRQTLENRGLYFDGHFFWISLGAMLGFVLLFNTGFTLALSFLKPPGSRAIISIEKLSELRGKELVGEVHSQKQFGISSTSSRAKSHRGFIYYRITGRVVLPFEPLSIVFQDVQYYVEPPKAMKKHIVSQKGLQLLHDITGAFKPGILTALMGVSGAGKTTLLDVLAGRKTSGTTEGVVKIGGYHKVQSTFSRISAYCEQTDIHSPQITVEESVIFSAWLRLDPQIHPKTKSDFVKEVLEIIELDGIKDALVGIPGVNGLSTEQRKRLTIAVELVANPSIIFVDEPTTGLDARAAAIVMRAVKNIADTGRTIVCTIHQPSIDIFEAFDELLLLKARGCMIYWGPMGRCSSKVIEYFEGISGVPKLKDGCNPATWMLEVTSASSEDELSIDFGEIYNKSTLHEDNKELVKRLGMPPSGSKDLHFPTRYAQTGWGQFKTCLWKQHWSYWRSPSYNLRRIIYMLNAAFLFGFLFWGQGQKLRDQQSLLTLLGSTYCSIIFSGIHNCQSVLSYISTERTVFYRERFAGMYASWAYSAAQVIIEIPYVFVQALIFTVITYPMIGYYLSAYKVFIYFYCIFCTLLYYTYLGMLVIAITPSFPVAATLQSAFYTTFNLFAGFFIPRPQIPKWWIWFYYVVPTSWSLNGILTSQYGDVEKEVTVFGETETVSGFLRKYFGFHHNMLPLVILVLTCYPILFASVFAYCIGKLNYQRR; this comes from the exons AATGACTCTACTACTTGGTCCTCCAGGCTGTGGGAAGACTACATTTTTGAAGGCTCTTTCAGGGAACTTGAGCACATCGCTCAAG ATGACAGGGGAGATTTCATACAATGGATATAATGTCCAAGACTTTGTAGCACCAAAAGTTTCTGCGTATGTAGGCCAATATGATCGGCATATCCCTGAAATGACTGTTAGAGAAACACTAGATTTTTCAGGTCGTTGTCAGGGCGTTGGAAATAGAGCAG AAATTTTGATGGAGCTCATCAGAAGGGAGAAACATGAAAATATTGTTCCACACCCTGACGTTGATGCTTTCATGAAG GCAAATGTTGTGGAAGGACAAAAGACAAGTATTCAAACGGACTACAATCTGAAA ATTCTTGGCCTTGACACTTGTGCTGACACGCTCGTTGGAGATTCCATGAAGAGAGGCATCTCTGGTGGTCAGAAGAAAAGACTCACACTAG GTGAGATGCTTGTTGGACCAACAAATGTTTTCTTCATGGATGAAATATCAAATGGTTTAGACAGCTCAACAGTATACCAGATCGTTTCTTACCTTCAACAACTGGCTCATGTCACTGATGCTACAATAATTGTTTCACTTCTTCAACCAGCTCCAGAAATCTATGATCTCTTTGATGACATCATCTTAATGGCTGAAGGAAAGATTGTGTATCAGGGATCTCGTGATGAAGTTCTTGAGTTTTTCGATAGTTTTGGATTCAAGTGTCCTGCAAGGAAAGAAGTGGCCGGTTTTCTTCAAGAG ATTATTTCTCCGAAAGATCAAGAGCAATACTGGTACAAATCTCAGGAAACATACAACTATGTTTCAGTTCATATGTTCTCAAGGAAATTTAAGGAGTCTGACCATGGATGTAAGCTTACCGAGGAGCTATCTGCACCTTTCTACAAGTCCAAGAGTCAAAATATTTCCTTCAACGTTAGTGCGTATTCACTTAAAAAATGGGCTCTTTTTAGAACCTGCATGTCAAGAGAACTTCTTCTTATGAAAAGGAATTCCTTCATTTACGTATTCAAATCTGTTCAG CTGGTCATATTGGCATCTATCACAATGACAGTATTTTTGAGGACACAGATGAGTGTCGATCTTCTCCATGCGAATAGTTACTTGGGAGCTCTATTTTACTCTCTGATTATCCTCGTTGTCGATGGTATTCCTGAGCTCTCCATGACTGTTGCAAGACTTGCAGTTTTCTACAAACAGAGAGACTTGCATTTCTACCCTGCCTGGGCATATGCAGTTCCAGCTACCATTCTCAAGATTCCTCTCTCGTTATTAGAATCTGCAGTCTGGACATGTTTTACTTACTACACAATTGGCTATAGCCCGCAGGCTAGCAG GTTCTTCCGCCAAATGATGGTGTTCTTTGCTGTTCACTTAACCTCTATATCATTGTGCCGTTTTGTGGCAGCAGTCTTCCAGACCATGGTTGTATCTGCAACAGTTGGTAGTATAGTAATGTTATATATGTTTCTACTAAGTGGCTTCATAATCCCAAAGT CTTCCATGCCAATTTGGTTAAAGTGGGCATTTTGGATTTCCCCTTTATCGTATGGGGAGATAGGCCTTTCTTTAAATGAATTTCTTGCTCCGAGATGGCAGAAG CAACTATCTGGTAATTCAACAATGGGACGTCAAACACTAGAAAACCGTGGGCTATATTTCGATGGACATTTTTTTTGGATATCTCTCGGTGCCATGTTGGGCTTTGTGCTACTCTTTAATACTGGGTTCACATTGGCCTTGAGTTTCTTGAAAC CTCCTGGTTCTCGTGCTATTATTTCAATTGAAAAACTCTCTGAACTACGTGGCAAAGAATTGGTCGGTGAAGTCCATTCACAGAAACAATTTGGAATTTCTTCCACAAGCTCCCGTGCTAAATCTCATAGAG GATTTATCTATTATCGTATCACAGGTAGAGTTGTTTTACCTTTTGAACCACTAAGTATAGTGTTCCAAGATGTGCAATACTATGTCGAACCGCCTAAG GCAATGAAAAAGCACATAGTTTCTCAGAAAGGACTGCAACTTCTTCATGACATTACTGGTGCATTTAAACCTGGCATCCTGACAGCACTCATGGGTGTAAGTGGAGCTGGAAAAACAACACTTCTTGACGTTCTTGCTGGTAGAAAAACCAGTGGTACTACGGAAGGAGTAGTAAAAATCGGAGGCTATCACAAAGTTCAAAGCACATTTTCAAGGATTTCAGCGTACTGTGAGCAAACTGACATACATTCTCCTCAAATCACCGTGGAAGAATCAGTTATTTTCTCTGCATGGCTGCGTCTTGATCCTCAAATTCACCCAAAGACAAAATCA GATTTTGTAAAAGAAGTTCTTGAAATCATTGAGCTTGATGGAATCAAAGATGCACTGGTGGGCATTCCAGGTGTTAATGGTCTTTCAACAGAGCAACGCAAACGGTTGACAATAGCTGTGGAACTTGTTGCTAACCCTTCAATCATCTTTGTGGATGAGCCTACAACTGGTCtggatgccagagcagcggcAATCGTCATGCGTGCAGTCAAGAACATAGCTGATACTGGGAGAACAATTGTTTGCACCATTCACCAGCCAAGCATAGATATATTTGAAGCATTTGACGAG TTATTACTTCTGAAAGCTAGAGGGTGCATGATCTATTGGGGACCTATGGGACGTTGTTCTTCTAAAGTGATCGAATATTTTGAG GGTATCTCTGGAGTGCCTAAACTAAAAGATGGATGCAATCCTGCGACATGGATGCTAGAGGTGACTTCTGCTTCTTCAGAAGATGAACTTAGCATAGACTTTGGCGAAATTTACAACAAGTCTACTTTGCATGA AGATAACAAAGAGCTTGTAAAGAGACTTGGTATGCCACCTTCTGGCTCAAAAGATTTACACTTCCCTACACGCTACGCTCAAACTGGATGGGGACAATTCAAGACCTGCCTCTGGAAGCAGCACTGGTCTTACTGGAGAAGTCCTTCATACAACTTGCGACGCATAATTTATATGCTTAATGCGGCTTTCCTATTTGGATTCCTGTTCTGGGGTCAAGGCCAGAAATT ACGAGATCAACAGAGTCTACTGACACTACTTGGTTCAACATATTGCTCCATTATATTCAGTGGCATACATAACTGCCAGTCGGTATTGTCATACATCAGCACAGAACGTACTGTGTTCTACAGAGAGAGGTTTGCTGGGATGTATGCTTCGTGGGCATATTCAGCTGCTCAG GTCATCATTGAGATCCCATACGTCTTCGTCCAAGCACTTATTTTCACAGTCATCACATATCCTATGATTGGATACTACTTGTCAGCATACAAGGTCTTTATATATTTCTACTGTATATTTTGTACGCTGCTATACTACACATATCTCGGGATGCTAGTGATTGCAATCACCCCAAGCTTTCCGGTGGCAGCCACTCTGCAGTCGGCCTTCTACACGACGTTCAACTTGTTTGCTGGCTTTTTTATTCCTCGTCCG CAAATTCCTAAGTGGTGGATATGGTTCTACTACGTGGTTCCTACTTCATGGTCATTGAACGGGATTCTTACGTCTCAATACGGAGACGTAGAGAAGGAGGTTACAGTATTTGGAGAGACGGAGACCGTATCAGGCTTTCTCAGAAAGTATTTTGGATTTCACCATAACATGTTACCTTTGGTTATTCTGGTATTAACTTGTTATCCTATTCTTTTTGCTTCTGTCTTTGCTTACTGCATAGGGAAGTTAAACTACCAAAGAAGGTGA
- the LOC131014363 gene encoding pleiotropic drug resistance protein 3-like isoform X2 has protein sequence MHHHNLHDMDKCFPAAAVEVRYTQLRVEAECELVKGKPLPTLWNSLALGATRLVGLKSRETRINIIDDVSGVIKPGRMTLLLGPPGCGKTTFLKALSGNLSTSLKMTGEISYNGYNVQDFVAPKVSAYVGQYDRHIPEMTVRETLDFSGRCQGVGNRAEILMELIRREKHENIVPHPDVDAFMKANVVEGQKTSIQTDYNLKILGLDTCADTLVGDSMKRGISGGQKKRLTLGEMLVGPTNVFFMDEISNGLDSSTVYQIVSYLQQLAHVTDATIIVSLLQPAPEIYDLFDDIILMAEGKIVYQGSRDEVLEFFDSFGFKCPARKEVAGFLQEIISPKDQEQYWYKSQETYNYVSVHMFSRKFKESDHGCKLTEELSAPFYKSKSQNISFNVSAYSLKKWALFRTCMSRELLLMKRNSFIYVFKSVQLVILASITMTVFLRTQMSVDLLHANSYLGALFYSLIILVVDGIPELSMTVARLAVFYKQRDLHFYPAWAYAVPATILKIPLSLLESAVWTCFTYYTIGYSPQASRFFRQMMVFFAVHLTSISLCRFVAAVFQTMVVSATVGSIVMLYMFLLSGFIIPKSSMPIWLKWAFWISPLSYGEIGLSLNEFLAPRWQKQLSGNSTMGRQTLENRGLYFDGHFFWISLGAMLGFVLLFNTGFTLALSFLKPPGSRAIISIEKLSELRGKELVGEVHSQKQFGISSTSSRAKSHRGRVVLPFEPLSIVFQDVQYYVEPPKAMKKHIVSQKGLQLLHDITGAFKPGILTALMGVSGAGKTTLLDVLAGRKTSGTTEGVVKIGGYHKVQSTFSRISAYCEQTDIHSPQITVEESVIFSAWLRLDPQIHPKTKSDFVKEVLEIIELDGIKDALVGIPGVNGLSTEQRKRLTIAVELVANPSIIFVDEPTTGLDARAAAIVMRAVKNIADTGRTIVCTIHQPSIDIFEAFDELLLLKARGCMIYWGPMGRCSSKVIEYFEGISGVPKLKDGCNPATWMLEVTSASSEDELSIDFGEIYNKSTLHEDNKELVKRLGMPPSGSKDLHFPTRYAQTGWGQFKTCLWKQHWSYWRSPSYNLRRIIYMLNAAFLFGFLFWGQGQKLRDQQSLLTLLGSTYCSIIFSGIHNCQSVLSYISTERTVFYRERFAGMYASWAYSAAQVIIEIPYVFVQALIFTVITYPMIGYYLSAYKVFIYFYCIFCTLLYYTYLGMLVIAITPSFPVAATLQSAFYTTFNLFAGFFIPRPQIPKWWIWFYYVVPTSWSLNGILTSQYGDVEKEVTVFGETETVSGFLRKYFGFHHNMLPLVILVLTCYPILFASVFAYCIGKLNYQRR, from the exons AATGACTCTACTACTTGGTCCTCCAGGCTGTGGGAAGACTACATTTTTGAAGGCTCTTTCAGGGAACTTGAGCACATCGCTCAAG ATGACAGGGGAGATTTCATACAATGGATATAATGTCCAAGACTTTGTAGCACCAAAAGTTTCTGCGTATGTAGGCCAATATGATCGGCATATCCCTGAAATGACTGTTAGAGAAACACTAGATTTTTCAGGTCGTTGTCAGGGCGTTGGAAATAGAGCAG AAATTTTGATGGAGCTCATCAGAAGGGAGAAACATGAAAATATTGTTCCACACCCTGACGTTGATGCTTTCATGAAG GCAAATGTTGTGGAAGGACAAAAGACAAGTATTCAAACGGACTACAATCTGAAA ATTCTTGGCCTTGACACTTGTGCTGACACGCTCGTTGGAGATTCCATGAAGAGAGGCATCTCTGGTGGTCAGAAGAAAAGACTCACACTAG GTGAGATGCTTGTTGGACCAACAAATGTTTTCTTCATGGATGAAATATCAAATGGTTTAGACAGCTCAACAGTATACCAGATCGTTTCTTACCTTCAACAACTGGCTCATGTCACTGATGCTACAATAATTGTTTCACTTCTTCAACCAGCTCCAGAAATCTATGATCTCTTTGATGACATCATCTTAATGGCTGAAGGAAAGATTGTGTATCAGGGATCTCGTGATGAAGTTCTTGAGTTTTTCGATAGTTTTGGATTCAAGTGTCCTGCAAGGAAAGAAGTGGCCGGTTTTCTTCAAGAG ATTATTTCTCCGAAAGATCAAGAGCAATACTGGTACAAATCTCAGGAAACATACAACTATGTTTCAGTTCATATGTTCTCAAGGAAATTTAAGGAGTCTGACCATGGATGTAAGCTTACCGAGGAGCTATCTGCACCTTTCTACAAGTCCAAGAGTCAAAATATTTCCTTCAACGTTAGTGCGTATTCACTTAAAAAATGGGCTCTTTTTAGAACCTGCATGTCAAGAGAACTTCTTCTTATGAAAAGGAATTCCTTCATTTACGTATTCAAATCTGTTCAG CTGGTCATATTGGCATCTATCACAATGACAGTATTTTTGAGGACACAGATGAGTGTCGATCTTCTCCATGCGAATAGTTACTTGGGAGCTCTATTTTACTCTCTGATTATCCTCGTTGTCGATGGTATTCCTGAGCTCTCCATGACTGTTGCAAGACTTGCAGTTTTCTACAAACAGAGAGACTTGCATTTCTACCCTGCCTGGGCATATGCAGTTCCAGCTACCATTCTCAAGATTCCTCTCTCGTTATTAGAATCTGCAGTCTGGACATGTTTTACTTACTACACAATTGGCTATAGCCCGCAGGCTAGCAG GTTCTTCCGCCAAATGATGGTGTTCTTTGCTGTTCACTTAACCTCTATATCATTGTGCCGTTTTGTGGCAGCAGTCTTCCAGACCATGGTTGTATCTGCAACAGTTGGTAGTATAGTAATGTTATATATGTTTCTACTAAGTGGCTTCATAATCCCAAAGT CTTCCATGCCAATTTGGTTAAAGTGGGCATTTTGGATTTCCCCTTTATCGTATGGGGAGATAGGCCTTTCTTTAAATGAATTTCTTGCTCCGAGATGGCAGAAG CAACTATCTGGTAATTCAACAATGGGACGTCAAACACTAGAAAACCGTGGGCTATATTTCGATGGACATTTTTTTTGGATATCTCTCGGTGCCATGTTGGGCTTTGTGCTACTCTTTAATACTGGGTTCACATTGGCCTTGAGTTTCTTGAAAC CTCCTGGTTCTCGTGCTATTATTTCAATTGAAAAACTCTCTGAACTACGTGGCAAAGAATTGGTCGGTGAAGTCCATTCACAGAAACAATTTGGAATTTCTTCCACAAGCTCCCGTGCTAAATCTCATAGAG GTAGAGTTGTTTTACCTTTTGAACCACTAAGTATAGTGTTCCAAGATGTGCAATACTATGTCGAACCGCCTAAG GCAATGAAAAAGCACATAGTTTCTCAGAAAGGACTGCAACTTCTTCATGACATTACTGGTGCATTTAAACCTGGCATCCTGACAGCACTCATGGGTGTAAGTGGAGCTGGAAAAACAACACTTCTTGACGTTCTTGCTGGTAGAAAAACCAGTGGTACTACGGAAGGAGTAGTAAAAATCGGAGGCTATCACAAAGTTCAAAGCACATTTTCAAGGATTTCAGCGTACTGTGAGCAAACTGACATACATTCTCCTCAAATCACCGTGGAAGAATCAGTTATTTTCTCTGCATGGCTGCGTCTTGATCCTCAAATTCACCCAAAGACAAAATCA GATTTTGTAAAAGAAGTTCTTGAAATCATTGAGCTTGATGGAATCAAAGATGCACTGGTGGGCATTCCAGGTGTTAATGGTCTTTCAACAGAGCAACGCAAACGGTTGACAATAGCTGTGGAACTTGTTGCTAACCCTTCAATCATCTTTGTGGATGAGCCTACAACTGGTCtggatgccagagcagcggcAATCGTCATGCGTGCAGTCAAGAACATAGCTGATACTGGGAGAACAATTGTTTGCACCATTCACCAGCCAAGCATAGATATATTTGAAGCATTTGACGAG TTATTACTTCTGAAAGCTAGAGGGTGCATGATCTATTGGGGACCTATGGGACGTTGTTCTTCTAAAGTGATCGAATATTTTGAG GGTATCTCTGGAGTGCCTAAACTAAAAGATGGATGCAATCCTGCGACATGGATGCTAGAGGTGACTTCTGCTTCTTCAGAAGATGAACTTAGCATAGACTTTGGCGAAATTTACAACAAGTCTACTTTGCATGA AGATAACAAAGAGCTTGTAAAGAGACTTGGTATGCCACCTTCTGGCTCAAAAGATTTACACTTCCCTACACGCTACGCTCAAACTGGATGGGGACAATTCAAGACCTGCCTCTGGAAGCAGCACTGGTCTTACTGGAGAAGTCCTTCATACAACTTGCGACGCATAATTTATATGCTTAATGCGGCTTTCCTATTTGGATTCCTGTTCTGGGGTCAAGGCCAGAAATT ACGAGATCAACAGAGTCTACTGACACTACTTGGTTCAACATATTGCTCCATTATATTCAGTGGCATACATAACTGCCAGTCGGTATTGTCATACATCAGCACAGAACGTACTGTGTTCTACAGAGAGAGGTTTGCTGGGATGTATGCTTCGTGGGCATATTCAGCTGCTCAG GTCATCATTGAGATCCCATACGTCTTCGTCCAAGCACTTATTTTCACAGTCATCACATATCCTATGATTGGATACTACTTGTCAGCATACAAGGTCTTTATATATTTCTACTGTATATTTTGTACGCTGCTATACTACACATATCTCGGGATGCTAGTGATTGCAATCACCCCAAGCTTTCCGGTGGCAGCCACTCTGCAGTCGGCCTTCTACACGACGTTCAACTTGTTTGCTGGCTTTTTTATTCCTCGTCCG CAAATTCCTAAGTGGTGGATATGGTTCTACTACGTGGTTCCTACTTCATGGTCATTGAACGGGATTCTTACGTCTCAATACGGAGACGTAGAGAAGGAGGTTACAGTATTTGGAGAGACGGAGACCGTATCAGGCTTTCTCAGAAAGTATTTTGGATTTCACCATAACATGTTACCTTTGGTTATTCTGGTATTAACTTGTTATCCTATTCTTTTTGCTTCTGTCTTTGCTTACTGCATAGGGAAGTTAAACTACCAAAGAAGGTGA